From a region of the Clostridia bacterium genome:
- a CDS encoding iron-containing alcohol dehydrogenase, translating into MNISKFVSPEIIFGHGALAQVGECARRLGATQVFLVSDPGVVEAGWAEKAGNSIKEAGLGYVTWAEITPNPKDVEVEAGAEAYLRSGCDAVVAIGGGSAIDAAKAIAIVATNGSPIHAYEGVDRIRFPLPPMVTVPSTAGSGSEVSQFSMIVDTRRQVKMTIVSKSLVPDICVTDPLLLATVGNRLTAYTGLEALTHAIEAYISLAATGFTDVHALAAIRLLAVHLPAAVANRGNREAKTALAQASLHAGLAFSNAILGLVHAIAHQLGGLLDIPQGEANSLLLPHVLRFNLIAAIDKYIKIAEALGENITGLSRMAAAQKAVEAVEDLCRRVGVKPTLSGLGITKEHVGQLASNAVNDACIVTNPRDVTKEDIESILLTALASE; encoded by the coding sequence ATGAACATCAGTAAGTTTGTTTCGCCGGAGATCATTTTTGGCCATGGCGCCTTGGCTCAGGTTGGGGAGTGCGCTCGCCGGCTAGGGGCTACCCAGGTTTTTTTGGTCAGCGACCCCGGGGTGGTTGAAGCGGGGTGGGCCGAGAAGGCTGGAAACAGCATTAAGGAAGCGGGGCTAGGGTATGTGACCTGGGCCGAGATTACCCCCAACCCCAAAGATGTCGAAGTAGAGGCTGGGGCGGAAGCTTATCTTCGCTCCGGCTGCGACGCCGTGGTAGCTATCGGTGGGGGTAGCGCCATTGATGCTGCCAAAGCCATAGCCATAGTGGCTACCAATGGCAGCCCCATCCATGCCTATGAAGGCGTGGACCGGATTAGGTTTCCCCTCCCGCCCATGGTCACCGTACCTTCCACTGCCGGCTCAGGATCGGAAGTATCTCAGTTTTCCATGATCGTAGACACCCGTCGGCAAGTCAAGATGACCATCGTATCCAAGTCGCTGGTTCCTGACATTTGCGTGACCGATCCCTTGCTGCTGGCCACGGTAGGCAACCGATTGACTGCCTATACCGGCTTGGAGGCGCTTACCCACGCCATCGAAGCTTACATATCCTTGGCAGCTACTGGGTTTACCGATGTCCATGCCTTGGCTGCTATTCGGTTGTTGGCAGTGCATTTGCCGGCGGCGGTGGCTAACCGTGGCAACCGGGAAGCCAAGACCGCTTTGGCTCAGGCTAGCCTGCATGCGGGCTTGGCTTTTTCCAACGCTATCTTGGGTCTGGTGCATGCCATTGCCCACCAGCTAGGAGGATTGCTTGATATACCCCAAGGGGAGGCAAACTCACTCCTTCTGCCCCATGTCCTGCGGTTTAACCTCATTGCTGCCATCGATAAATATATTAAGATTGCGGAAGCTCTGGGGGAAAACATAACTGGGCTGAGCCGGATGGCAGCCGCCCAAAAGGCAGTGGAAGCAGTGGAAGACTTGTGCCGACGTGTGGGGGTAAAGCCTACCTTGTCAGGCCTGGGCATTACCAAGGAACATGTGGGCCAGCTGGCTAGCAATGCGGTCAACGATGCTTGCATCGTTACCAATCCCCGGGATGTAACTAAGGAGGATATAGAAAGCATCCTGCTTACTGCCCTAGCAAGTGAATAG